The Paenibacillus macerans genome includes a window with the following:
- a CDS encoding type II toxin-antitoxin system RelE/ParE family toxin: MDKKYKIEYLPIAEEDLSEIIQYIMLDNPDAAFLMANKLDQTISILEIFPNNKSIPNDLRLQALNYRMLIVDPYIVFCVVNDETVEIRRILHGKRKYNFLF, translated from the coding sequence GCCCATTGCTGAAGAAGACTTATCTGAAATCATCCAATACATCATGCTTGATAATCCTGACGCCGCATTCTTAATGGCCAATAAGCTTGACCAAACCATCTCTATTCTGGAAATATTCCCCAACAACAAATCTATTCCAAATGACCTTCGTCTTCAGGCACTGAATTACAGAATGCTGATAGTTGACCCATATATTGTATTTTGTGTAGTTAATGATGAAACTGTGGAAATCCGCAGAATCCTTCACGGAAAGCGAAAATACAATTTCTTGTTTTAA